The following nucleotide sequence is from Pseudonocardia sp. C8.
TGCGTTCCGGGCTGGAGTGGAAGTCGGACGTCGAGGCCGCGCTCGAACAGCTGTTCAACACGGTGACGATCCCCATGCAGAACCCGGCCCCGCTCCCGACCGCCACCCCGGCCCGCGCCGGCCGGTGCCAGGGTGCGGGCGCGCCGGTGGCGGAGCACAGCGGCGATCTCAGGGCGCCCTGAGCGGGTCGATGATCGACTGGGAGACCGGGTCCCGGGTGCGGGGCCCGGGACCCCCGGAACCGGCCTAGACGGCCCGGATGTGGTCCCGGCCGTACTCCCGGGCCAGCACGTCGTTGAACGTGAACGTGCCGGTGGGCTGGTCGTCCTGCCCGAGCAGGTACAGCCGCTTGACGGCGACGAGGATGCCCTCGGCGACGACGTCCCGGAAGCCCGGGTCGAGCAGCTTGCCGCGGTCCCCGAGGTGGGTCAGGTAGCCGGTCTCGACCCGCACCGCCGGCATCCGCGTGCGACGCACCAGCTCCCAGGTGCACGGCTGGCTGCGGCAGTCGAGCATCGACGTCCGGGTGAGCAGCTCGCGCTGGATCAGGCCGGCGAGCGCCTCGCCCACGTTCGAGGTGGTGCCCGAGCCGTTGCCGAAGTAGTAGGTCGCGAGGCCCTGAGCGTGCGGGCTGAAGCTGGCGTCGGTGTGCAGCGACACGACGAGGTCGGCGCCGACGTCGTTCGCGAACTGGGCGCGCTCGGTGTCCGGCGGGTTCCCGGCCTCCGGGCGGGACAGCAGCGCCTCCATGCCGGTGGCGGACATCCGCCCGACCAGGCGGCGGGCCAGGTCCCACATCAGGTCGGCCTCGGTGACGCCGGCGACCTCGACACCGCGGTCGGCGCCGCCGTGCCCGGGGTCGATGACGATCCGCTTGCCCCGCATCCGGGGGCCGGCGCGGCGGAGCAGCTCCTCCTCGCGCAGCAGGTGCGGGCGGCCGCCGGTGACCTTGCGGCCCAGCTGGCGCAGCGCGCGCAGCGTCTCCGGGCCGCACACACCGTCCGGGACCATCCCGTAGTCCCGCTGGAACCGCATCAGCGCCTGCTCGGTCTGCTGGTCGAACAGCCCGCTCGGGCGGCCCGGGTTGTAGCCGAGCTCGAGCAGCCGCTCCTGCAGGGTCGCGACGTCGTCACCGGTGGTCGGGGTGGACAGCGTGAACGACAGCATCCGGTCGCCCAGCGACCAGCCCGCCTCGCGGAGAGCGCGGGCGGTGTCCGGGCCGACGATGCCGTCGGTGATGAGCCCCCGGCCCTGCTGGAAGACGCGGACGGCGTGGTCCACCTCGTCGTCGAACACGGGCCGCTCCGGACCGCCCGCAGGCATTTCCGGCAGCAGACCGAGCTGCCGCAGCGTCGCTCGGACCTCGCGTACGGCAGGACCGGAGTCCCCGCGCCGGAGCAGCTGCATGCACCCCTCGCTCGCAGTCGACAGGCGCCGCGGGCGCCCGGTGATCGGTCGGTCCACTCGGTGACCCGAGCGGGTGGCCGGGTCCCATTGTGCCCTGCTGAGCTCACGGCGCAGTGCAGCGGGGCAGACACGCGCGTGTCCCGGCTGTGATCAACCGGGACACGCAGCGTGATCTCGGTGCGCTATCCGCGCACGAGCGAGGGGATCAGAGGTGGTCGGCGAGGTCCGCCAGCAGCGCGGCCTTCGGCTTGGCACCGACGATCTGCTTCACCGGCTTGCCACCGCTGAACAGGATCATGGTCGGGACCGACATCACCTGGTAGTCGCGAGCGACCTCCGGGTTCGCGTCGATGTCGAGCTTGGCGACGGTGAGCTTGTCGGGGTTCTCGCCCGCGATCTCGTCGAGCACCGGGGCGACCATCTTGCAGGGGCCGCACCAGGTGGCCCAGAAGTCGACCAGAACCGGCTTCTCGCTCTTCAGGACGTCCTTGTCGAACGAGCTGCTGGTGACGTCGATGGTGTTGGCCATGGGTTCTCCTTCGGGTGCGAAGTCCGGGGGACGGTCAGTGCGCGGCCTGGGCGACCTCGGCCACGGGGGCGTCCCCGTACCCGCCGCCGGCCAGCTCGGAGCTCACCGGGTGCCCGGCGAGCCACCGCTCGGCGTCGATCGCGGCCGAGCAGCCCGAGCCGGCCGCCGTGATCGCCTGCCGGTAGGTGTGGTCGACGAGGTCGCCGCAGGCGAAGACGCCGGGGAGGTTGGTGTAGGTGCTGCGGTCGGTGACCTGCACGTAGCCCTCGTCGTCCAGCTCGACCTGGCCGCGGACGAGCTCGCTGCGCGGGTCGTGTCCGATCGCGACGAACATCCCGGTGACGTCGAGGGTGTCGGTCGCGCCGGTGACGGTGTCCCGCAGCTGCAGCTGCTTGACCGCGCCCTCGCCGACCACCTCGGTGACCTCGGCGTTGGTGCGCCAGCGCATCTTCGGGTCGTTCTGCGCGCGCTCCAGCATGATCTTCGACGCCCGGAACTCGTCGCGGCGGTGGATGATCGTGACGGTCTCGGCGAAGCGGGTGAGGAAGGTGGCCTCCTCCATGGCCGAGTCGCCGCCGCCCACGACCGCGATGTGCTGGTCACGGAAGAAGAACCCGTCACAGGTCGCGCACGAGCTGACGCCGCGGCCGAGCAGCTCCTGCTCGCCGGGGACGTGCAGGTAGCGGGGCGCGGCACCCATCGCGAGGATCACGGCACGGGCGCGGAACGTCTCCCGCCCGACGCGGACCTCCTTGATCTCGCCGTCGAGCCGGACCTCGTCGACGTCCTGCGGGCGGAGGTCGGCGCCGAAGCGCTGGGCCTGGCCGCGCATCTGCTCCATGAGCTCCGGGCCCATGATGCCGTCGGTGAAGCCCGGGTAGTTCTCCACGTCGGTCGTGGTCATCAGGGCGCCGCCGAACTGGCTGCCCTCGAACACGAGCGGGGCGAGCTGGGCCCGTGCGGCGTAGACCGCCGCGGTGTAGCCCGCGGGCCCGGACCCGATGATGATCACGTTGTGCACCGTGTCGTCGGTGGTCACCAGTACTGATCCCTCCTGGCGCGACCCGGTCGACGGGCGCGATGACGGGGCAGGTGCGG
It contains:
- a CDS encoding N-acetylmuramoyl-L-alanine amidase, giving the protein MQLLRRGDSGPAVREVRATLRQLGLLPEMPAGGPERPVFDDEVDHAVRVFQQGRGLITDGIVGPDTARALREAGWSLGDRMLSFTLSTPTTGDDVATLQERLLELGYNPGRPSGLFDQQTEQALMRFQRDYGMVPDGVCGPETLRALRQLGRKVTGGRPHLLREEELLRRAGPRMRGKRIVIDPGHGGADRGVEVAGVTEADLMWDLARRLVGRMSATGMEALLSRPEAGNPPDTERAQFANDVGADLVVSLHTDASFSPHAQGLATYYFGNGSGTTSNVGEALAGLIQRELLTRTSMLDCRSQPCTWELVRRTRMPAVRVETGYLTHLGDRGKLLDPGFRDVVAEGILVAVKRLYLLGQDDQPTGTFTFNDVLAREYGRDHIRAV
- the trxA gene encoding thioredoxin is translated as MANTIDVTSSSFDKDVLKSEKPVLVDFWATWCGPCKMVAPVLDEIAGENPDKLTVAKLDIDANPEVARDYQVMSVPTMILFSGGKPVKQIVGAKPKAALLADLADHL
- the trxB gene encoding thioredoxin-disulfide reductase gives rise to the protein MTTDDTVHNVIIIGSGPAGYTAAVYAARAQLAPLVFEGSQFGGALMTTTDVENYPGFTDGIMGPELMEQMRGQAQRFGADLRPQDVDEVRLDGEIKEVRVGRETFRARAVILAMGAAPRYLHVPGEQELLGRGVSSCATCDGFFFRDQHIAVVGGGDSAMEEATFLTRFAETVTIIHRRDEFRASKIMLERAQNDPKMRWRTNAEVTEVVGEGAVKQLQLRDTVTGATDTLDVTGMFVAIGHDPRSELVRGQVELDDEGYVQVTDRSTYTNLPGVFACGDLVDHTYRQAITAAGSGCSAAIDAERWLAGHPVSSELAGGGYGDAPVAEVAQAAH